Proteins from a genomic interval of Rhinoderma darwinii isolate aRhiDar2 unplaced genomic scaffold, aRhiDar2.hap1 Scaffold_1868, whole genome shotgun sequence:
- the LOC142700375 gene encoding solute carrier organic anion transporter family member 1C1-like, translated as YHHIPPTPRYNYLPRRILTPRVSSLADFFPSLKDLLGNRVFLLFLCGSVFQYNSLVGMVTYKPKYIEQQYGQTSSRTNFIIGLINVPAVALGIFLGGMVMKKFRINMVGAVKLLLTSSVIGYLILMSLFGMGCERSSVAGLSVSYAGYTQISQEDGALADCNVRCLCPQNHWEPVCGENGVTYYSACFAGCRLTNGTGKAAVYYNCSCVTGSSLLSGGSSAVPGPCSRGRTCSRMFLYFVLVSVITSFTLSLGGTPGYILLLRCIKPELKSLALGIHTMAVRVLAGVPAPIYFGALIDSACLKWGGRQCRGRGSCRLYNTDAFRFIYLGVTVALGAVFLVLCAAVLYILKKRCLTGENRASCKSSALPCNLVGNVHLLQSGYWPQKETRL; from the exons TATCACCACATACCCCCCACCCCCCGGTATAACTATTTGCCCCGTCGTATATTAACCCCTCGTGTCTCTTCTCTGGCAGACTTTTTCCCGTCGTTGAAGGATCTTCTGGGGAATCGGGTTTTCTTGCTGTTCTTGTGCGGCAGCGTCTTCCAGTACAATTCTCTGGTGGGGATGGTCACGTATAAACCCAAATACATAGAGCAGCAGTACGGACAGACGTCATCGCGGACCAACTTCATCATCG GTCTGATTAACGTTCCGGCCGTTGCGCTGGGGATTTTCTTGGGGGGGATGGTTATGAAGAAGTTCAGGATAAATATGGTGGGCGCGGTGAAGCTTCTCTTGACGTCGTCTGTGATTGGATACCTCATATTGATGTCGCTGTTTGGCATGGGATGTGAGCGGTCCTCTGTGGCCGGACTGAGCGTGTCCTACGCAGG GTACACGCAGATCTCACAGGAGGACGGCGCGCTCGCAGATTGTAACGTCCgctgtctgtgtcctcagaatcaCTGGGAGCCGGTCTGCGGGGAGAATGGGGTGACCTATTACTCCGCCTGCTTCGCCGGCTGTCGCTTGACCAACGGGACGGGGAAGGCAGCA GTGTATTATAACTGCAGCTGTGTGACAGGCTCGTCATTGCTCTCTGGTGGCAGCTCAGCGGTGCCCGGTCCTTGCTCCAGGGGAAGAACATGCTCCAGGATGTTCCTGTACTTTGTGCTGGTCTCTGTCATTACTTCCTTTACCTTGTCCTTGGGCGGGACCCCCGGATACATCCTCCTTCTCAG ATGCATTAAACCTGAACTCAAGTCCCTGGCGCTGGGGATTCACACCATGGCGGTCAGAGTTCTAG CCGGAGTCCCTGCCCCCATATATTTTGGGGCCCTGATTGACAGTGCGTGTCTGAAGTGGGGCGGCCGTCAGTGCCGTGGGAGAGGCTCCTGCAGATTGTACAACACTGACGCGTTCCG GTTCATCTACCTGGGGGTGACGGTGGCGCTGGGCGCCGTCTTCCTCGTCCTGTGCGCCGCTGTTCTGTACATCTTGAAGAAACGATGTCTGACCGGAGAGAACCGCGCATCCTGCAAGAGCTCGGCGCTGCCCTGTAACCTGGTCGGTAATGTCCATCTACTGCAGTCCGGCTACTGGCCACAGAAGGAGACCCGCCTCTAG